ACCCCTGCACGCTCCGCCACCGTCTGCAAAGTCACCATGTAGTAAATCTACCGCTTCTCCTTGTCAGCGGAGACGCAGGCCTGAAGCCGTTCATGTCCCCGGCTTCTCAGAGCCTGGCATGTTCCGGCAGCCTGGTAAGGCTCGCATAACCGTCAGGCCATTCGATCATGACGTGATCGCCCTCGGTGCGCACCAAGGGCGGAGCCGTTGGAGCGGCACCGCTAAGCTCGCTGGCGGCAATGAGCCATCGGCCCGCCCCTGCGGCATCAACAGCGACCCAGGGCGTACCGGTTTCGCCTGGCAACGGAGTGGAATCAGGGCTGCGTTGAACGCCGGTTTCCGGTAAACCAGCGAGCCCCACTATCCTGCTTCGGATGGCGCCACTGGCAGCGGTTGCTTGCTCTGCGTCGATCTCCACTTGACCCGTCACGGGCCAGCCGGTCACCACCACACTGACAGGGACAAAGGTGTCGGCGCCCGGCTCAATCAGGATCAGGCGCACCTCCCACTCGCCGCGGATGATGGAGCCGACTGTCAGCGCGGGACCGTAGGTGTTGACGCCGACGAATCCGTTGCCGTAGTCCTTCTGGCCCTCAGCTACGTCTATCCAGCGGGTCTTCCACCGAGAGAACGCAAAAGCAGTTTCATTTTGTGTTCCGCCGCTGATGAGCTCGAACCCTGAGCGGTGACTCGAGTGACCGTTGGGGTCAACTACGACCACTGACGAGTCAGGCAGGGGATCACCCACCTTCGAGATTAAGGGGAACGTCGCCGTCGAATAGGCCAAATGTGCGTAGACATCCACATCTGAAAGTTCGTTTCCGGGGAGCGCGTGATCCGAACCGTGGTTGTAGACGCGCACTATGCCATCTTGTGGTGTTGAACTGAGCAGCCAACCCGGCGCCTGGATCCAGTCCACTCCCCCTTGCCTCTCGATCGGCAAGGGTTCCTCCGTAGCGGCCCAGACAGGGTGATCTTCCGGAAAAATCAGACCCAGCAGGCCCTTCGCTGCCCAGTACGGAGAGCCGGTTCCCGAGTAGTCCTGGGCCAGCTCCGGCCACTCGTCAAACCACCCCAGCGTCAGTAGCCCGCGTTCGTCAGGAGCTCCTTGATCAACAAAGTGCTTCACAGTGCCCATAGCGGCGCGCCGCAATTGTCCGAGGGACATGAGGTCTGTACCAACCATGGCTCCGGTCCAGAACGGTGCCGCTGCTGCGAAGCGGTAGATAAGGCTCCGCCCTTGTGCCAAGGGCGCGCCGTCGCCGCCAACCAGACGGGCAGCATCG
Above is a genomic segment from Arthrobacter sp. YN containing:
- a CDS encoding DUF2264 domain-containing protein produces the protein MTTNEPDTLRLKLAALGEDRALSPYTGWNRQHLAVLADELLMAVRPYANATHSHILIPARDGRGISPIDGLEGFARSFMLAAFRLVGEKGNDPLGLIPWYSQGLAAGVDPNNPQRWPLPNEQPQAKVEAAALVVGLHLTRKWLWDRLEETDQRNVVDYLACVIGTVGPNTNWVWFRLVVEQFLATVGGPYSAEEIREDLQAHESFVREGGWYADGITRAYDYYNSWALQLYPFLWLDMLDADDPNRDRFHEYKDRFDQFLGDAARLVGGDGAPLAQGRSLIYRFAAAAPFWTGAMVGTDLMSLGQLRRAAMGTVKHFVDQGAPDERGLLTLGWFDEWPELAQDYSGTGSPYWAAKGLLGLIFPEDHPVWAATEEPLPIERQGGVDWIQAPGWLLSSTPQDGIVRVYNHGSDHALPGNELSDVDVYAHLAYSTATFPLISKVGDPLPDSSVVVVDPNGHSSHRSGFELISGGTQNETAFAFSRWKTRWIDVAEGQKDYGNGFVGVNTYGPALTVGSIIRGEWEVRLILIEPGADTFVPVSVVVTGWPVTGQVEIDAEQATAASGAIRSRIVGLAGLPETGVQRSPDSTPLPGETGTPWVAVDAAGAGRWLIAASELSGAAPTAPPLVRTEGDHVMIEWPDGYASLTRLPEHARL